One region of Sus scrofa isolate TJ Tabasco breed Duroc chromosome 3, Sscrofa11.1, whole genome shotgun sequence genomic DNA includes:
- the ASPHD1 gene encoding LOW QUALITY PROTEIN: aspartate beta-hydroxylase domain-containing protein 1 (The sequence of the model RefSeq protein was modified relative to this genomic sequence to represent the inferred CDS: inserted 1 base in 1 codon) — MWKGNSLAGHQGAAVEGTGGELGGQGNWGLEDAPGLLARASLPLMPTWPLPLASSALTLLLGALTSLFLWYCYRLGSQDLQALEAGSQARAGSGGPGGCSEGGRPSPGSSGESGEGHRTEGLVSRRLRAYARRYSWAGMGRVRRAAQGGPGPGGGPGVLGIQRPGLLFLPDLPXSPFVPRDAQRHDVELLESSFPAILRDFGAVSWDFSGTTPLPRGWSPPLAPGCYQLLLYQAGRCQPSNCRRCPGAYRALRGLRSFMSANTFGNAGFSVLLPGARLEGRCGPTNARVRCHLGLKIPPGCELVVGGEPQCWAEGHCLLVDDSFLHTVAHNGSPEDGPRVVFIVDLWHPNVAGAERQALDFVFAPDP, encoded by the exons ATGTGGAAGGGAAACAGCCTAGCGGGTCACCAGGGAGCAGCCGTGGAGGGAACCGGTGGAGAACTGGGGGGACAGGGGAACTGGGGTCTGGAAGATGCCCCAGGTCTCTTGGCCAGGGCCTCTCTGCCCCTCATGCCCACATGGCCACTGCCTCTGGCCTCCTCTGCCCTCACCCTGCTCCTTGGCGCCCTCACTTCCCTGTTTCTCTGGTACTGCTACCGCCTGGGCTCCCAAGACTTGCAggccctggaggctgggagtcaggCTAGGGCTGGCAGTGGTGGGCCTGGGGGGTGCTCTGAAGGTGGCAGGCCAAGCCCAGGGAGCTCTGGGGAGTCTGGGGAAGGACACAGGACAGAAGGCCTAGTGAGCCGTCGCCTTCGGGCCTACGCCAGGCGCTACTCTTGGGCTGGGATGGGTAGGGTGAGGCGGGCGGCTCAGGggggcccaggccctgggggagggccAGGGGTCCTGGGCATTCAGCGCCCAGGCCTGCTTTTCCTGCCAGACCTGC TCAGCCCCTTTGTGCCACGGGATGCCCAGCGGCATGACGTGGAGCTCCTGGAGAGCAGCTTCCCTGCCATTTTGCGGGACTTTGGGGCTGTGAGCTGGGACTTCTCAGGGACTACCCCTCTGCCTCGGGGCTGGTCCCCACCACTGGCCCCTGGGTGCTACCAGCTCCTGCTGTACCAAGCAGGCCGGTGCCAACCCAGCAACTGCCGCCGGTGCCCTGGGGCCTATCGGGCACTGAGGGGGCTGCGAAGCTTTATGAGTGCCAACACCTTCGGCAATGCTGGCTTTTCTGTCCTCCTGCCTGGGGCCCGGCTTGAGGGCCGCTGTGGGCCCACCAATGCCCGGGTCAGATGCCATCTGG GCCTGAAGATTCCCCCTGGCTGTGAGCTGGTGGTTGGGGGTGAGCCCCAGTGCTGGGCTGAGGGACACTGCCTGCTGGTGGACGACTCCTTCCTGCACACGGTGGCTCATAATG GCTCTCCGGAAGATGGGCCTCGAGTGGTCTTCATCGTGGACCTCTGGCATCCCAATGTGGCTGGGGCGGAACGCCAGGCCCTTGACTTTGTCTTCGCACCAGACCCCTGA
- the KCTD13 gene encoding BTB/POZ domain-containing adapter for CUL3-mediated RhoA degradation protein 1 isoform X1, translating into MSAEASGPAAAEAQSLEVPKPAGLEPGSAAYGLKPLTPNSKYVKLNVGGSLHYTTLRTLTGQDTMLKAMFSGRAEVLTDAGGWVLIDRSGRHFGTILNYLRDGSVPLPESTRELGELLGEARYYLVQGLIEDCQLALQQKRENVSPLCLIPTVTSPREEQQLLASTSKPVVKLLHNRSNNKYSYTSTSDDNLLKNIELFDKLALRFHGRLLFLKDVLGDEICCWSFYGQGRKIAEVCCTSIVYATEKKQTKVEFPEARIFEETLNILIYETPRGPDPALLEATGGAAGGGGASRGEDEENREHRVRRIHVRRHITHDERPHGQQIVFKD; encoded by the exons ATGTCGGCCGAGGCGTCTGGCCCCGCAGCGGCGGAGGCCCAGTCCCTGGAAGTTCCTAAGCCCGCGGGTCTCGAGCCTGGCTCCGCCGCCTACGGTCTCAAGCCCCTGACCCCGAACAGCAAGTATGTGAAACTAAACGTGGGCGGTTCGCTGCACTACACCACGCTGCGCACCCTCACGGGACAGGACACCATGCTCAAGGCCATGTTCAGCGGCCGCGCGGAGGTGCTCACTGACGCCGGAG GTTGGGTGCTGATCGACCGGAGCGGCCGCCACTTTGGTACAATCCTCAACTACCTGCGGGACGGGTCCGTGCCACTGCCTGAGAGTACCAGAGAACTGGGGGAGCTACTGGGTGAAGCACGCTACTACCTGGTACAGGGACTGATTGAGGACTGCCAGCTGGCACTGCAG CAAAAAAGGGAGAACGTGTCCCCGCTGTGCCTCATCCCCACGGTGACATCTCCCCGGGAGGAGCAGCAGCTCCTGGCCAGCACCTCCAAG CCCGTGGTGAAGCTCCTGCACAACCGCAGTAACAACAAGTACTCCTACACCAG CACTTCAGACGACAACCTGCTTAAGAACATCGAGCTGTTTGACAAGCTGGCCCTGCGCTTCCACGGGCGGCTGCTTTTCCTCAAGGATGTTCTGGGGGACGAGATCTGCTGCTGGTCTTTCTACGGGCAGGGCCGCAAAATCGCCGAGGTGTGCTGCACCTCCATTGTCTATGCCACGGAGAAGAAGCAGACCAAG GTGGAATTCCCAGAGGCCCGCATCTTTGAAGAGACCCTCAACATCCTGATCTACGAGACTCCCCGGGGTCCAGACCCTGCCCTCCTCGAAGCCACCGGGGGTGCAGCTGGAGGTGGCGGGGCAAGCCGAGGGGAAGATGAGGAGAACCGAGAACACCGTGTCCGCAGGATCCACGTCCGGCGCCACATCACCCACGACGAGCGTCCTCACGGCCAACAGATTGTCTTCAAGGACTGA
- the SEZ6L2 gene encoding LOW QUALITY PROTEIN: seizure 6-like protein 2 (The sequence of the model RefSeq protein was modified relative to this genomic sequence to represent the inferred CDS: inserted 1 base in 1 codon), giving the protein MGTPRAQHPPPPQLLFLFLLSCPWIQGLPLKEEEALLEPGSETPTVASEALAELLHGALLRRGPEMGYLPGSDPDPTLATPPAGQTLAAPSLPRATEPGTGPLTTAVTPKGGRGAGPTAPELLTPPPGTTAPPLPGPASPGPPLGPGPEGGEEETTTTIITTTTVTTTVTSPVLCNNNISEGEGHVESPDLGSPASRTLGLLDCTYSIHVYPGYGIEIQVQTLNLSREEELLVLAGGGSPGLAPRLLANSSMLGEGQVLRSPTNRLLLHFQSPRVPRGGGFRIHYQAYLLSCGFPPRPAHGDVSVTDLHPGGTATFHCDSGYQLQGEETLICLNGTRPAWSSXTPSCMASCGGTIHNATLGRIVSPEPGGAAGPNLTCRWVIEAAEGRRLHLHFERVSLDEDNDRLMVRSGGSPLSPVIYDSDMDDVPERGLISDAQSLYVELLSETPANPLLLSLRFEAFEEDRCFAPFLAHGNVTTTDPEYRPGTLATFSCLPGYALEPPGPPSAIECVDPTEPHWNDTEPACKAMCGGELSEPAGVVLSPDWPQSYSPGQDCVWGLHVQEEKRILLQVEILNVREGDMLTLFDGDGPSARVLAQLRGPQPRRRLLSSGPDLTLQFQAPPGPPNPGLGQGFVLHFKEVPRNDTCPELPPPEWGWRTASHGDLIRGTVLTYQCEPGYELLGSDILTCQWDLSWSAAPPACQKIMTCADPGEITNGHRTTSDAGFPVGSHVQYRCLPGYSLEGAAVLTCYSRDTGTPKWSDRVPKCALKYEPCLNPGVPENGYQTLYKHHYQAGESLRFFCYEGFELIGEVTITCVPGHPSQWTSQPPLCKVAYEELLDNRKLEVTQTTDPSRQLEGGNLALAILLPLGLVIVLGSGVYIYYTKLQGKSLFGFSGSHSYSPITVESDFSNPLYEAGDTREYEVSI; this is encoded by the exons ATGGGGACTCCCAGGGCCCAGCATCCACCGCCTCCCCAGCTGCTGTTCCTATTTCTGCTGAGCTGTCCCTGGATTCAGG GTCTGCCCCTGAAGGAAGAGGAGGCACTGCTGGAGCCTGGAAGCGAGACCCCCACAGTAGCCTCTGAGGCCTTGGCGGAGCTGCTCCACGGGGCCCTGCTGAGGAGGGGTCCAGAGATGGGCTACCTGCCCG GATCTGATCCAGACCCCACACTAGCCACCCCTCCAGCCGGCCAGACTCTTGCCGCACCCTCGCTGCCACGGgccactgagccaggcacagGGCCTCTGACTACAGCCGTAACCCCTaaggggggcaggggagcaggcCCCACCGCGCCGGAGCTGCTGACCCCGCCCCCAGGAACTACGGCCCCGCCCCTTCCCGGGCCCGCCTCCCCAGGCCCGCCCCTCGGGCCCGGGCccgagggaggagaggaggagaccacgaccaccatcatcaccacgaCGACTGTCACCACCACGGTGACCAGCCCAG TTCTGTGTAATAACAACATCTCCGAGGGCGAAGGGCATGTGGAGTCTCCAGATTTAGGGAGCCCAGCCAGCCGCACCTTGGGGCTCCTGGACTGCACGTACAGCATCCATGTCTACCCCGGCTACGGCATTGAGATCCAG GTGCAGACGCTGAACCTGTCTCGGGAGGAGGAACTCCTGGTGCTGGCTGGTGGGGGGTCCCCAGGCCTAGCCCCCCGACTCCTGGCTAACTCCTCCATGCTGGGAGAAGGACAGGTCCTTCGGAGTCCTACGAACCGTCTGCTCCTGCACTTCCAGAGCCCACGGGTCCCAAGGGGCGGTGGCTTCAGGATCCACTATCAGG CCTACCTCTTGAGCTGTGGCTTCCCTCCCCGGCCAGCCCATGGGGATGTGAGCGTGACAGACCTTCACCCTGGAGGCACTGCCACCTTCCACTGTGATTCGGGCTACCAGCTGCAGGGTGAGGAGACCCTTATCTGCCTCAATGGCACCcggccagcctggagca gaaCCCCCAGCTGCATGG CTTCCTGCGGTGGCACCATCCACAACGCTACACTTGGCCGCATCGTGTCTCCGGAGCCTGGGGGAGCTGCAGGCCCCAACCTCACCTGCCGTTGGGTCATTGAAGCAGCAGAGGGACGCCGGCTACACCTGCACTTCGAAAGGGTCTCGCTGGATGAGGACAATGACCG GCTGATGGTGCGCTCAGGGGGCAGTCCCCTATCCCCAGTGATCTATGACTCGGACATGGACGATGTCCCAGAACGAGGTCTCATCAGTGATGCCCAGTCCCTCTATGTGGAGCTGCTTTCAGAGACACCTGCCAATCCCCTGCTGCTAAGCCTCCGATTTGAAG CTTTTGAGGAAGATCGCTGCTTCGCCCCCTTCCTGGCACATGGCAATGTCACCACCACGGACCCTGAGTACCGCCCAGGGACACTGGCCAccttctcctgcctcccaggaTATGCCCTAGAGCCCCCTGGCCCCCCCAGTGCCATCGAATGTGTGGATCCCACAGAACCCCACTGGAATGACACAGAGCCAGCCTGCAAGG CCATGTGTGGAGGGGAGCTGTCAGAGCCGGCCGGCGTGGTCCTCTCTCCCGACTGGCCCCAGAGCTATAGCCCTGGCCAAGACTGTGTGTGGGGTCTGCACGTCCAGGAAGAGAAGCGCATCTTGCTCCAAGTTGAGAT CTTGAATGTGCGCGAAGGGGATATGCTGACGTTGTTCGACGGGGACGGTCCCAGTGCCCGAGTCCTGGCCCAACTGCGGGGACCTCAGCCTCGCCGCCGCCTCCTTTCCTCTGGGCCGGACCTCACGCTGCAGTTCCAGGCACCGCCCGGACCCCCAAACCCGGGCCTGGGCCAGGGTTTCGTGTTGCACTTCAAAG AGGTCCCGAGGAACGACACGTGCCCCGAGCTGCCGCCTCCGGAGTGGGGCTGGAGGACGGCTTCCCATGGGGACCTGATCCGGGGCACGGTGCTTACCTACCAGTGCGAGCCTGGCTACGAGCTGCTCGGCTCCGACATTCTCACCTGCCAGTGGGACCTGTCCTGGAGCGCTGCGCCGCCCGCCTGCCAAAAGA TCATGACTTGTGCTGACCCTGGGGAGATCACCAACGGACACCGTACCACCTCGGATGCTGGCTTCCCTGTTGGCTCTCACGTCCAGTACCGCTGTCTGCCCGGGTACAGCCTGGAGGGGGCGGCCGTACTCACCTGCTACAGCCGGGACACGGGCACGCCCAAGTGGAGCGACCGGGTCCCCAAGTGCGCCT TGAAGTACGAGCCGTGCCTGAACCCTGGGGTCCCAGAGAATGGCTATCAGACATTGTACAAGCATCACTACCAGGCGGGCGAGTCTCTGCGCTTCTTCTGCTATGAGGGCTTTGAGCTCATTGGCGAGGTCACCATCACCTGTGTGCCCGGCCACCCCTCACAGTGGACCAGCCAGCCCCCACTCTGCAAAG tGGCCTATGAGGAGCTCCTGGACAACCGAAAACTGGAAG tgACCCAGACCACCGACCCGTCGCGGCAGCTGGAAGGGGGCAACCTCGCCTTGGCCATTCTGCTGCCCCTGGGCTTGGTCATCGTCCTGGGCAGTGGCGTTTACATTTACTACACCAA GCTACAGGGAAAATCCCTCTTCGGCTTCTCCGGTTCCCATTCCTACAGCCCTATCACGGTGGAGTCAGACTTCAGCAATCCGCTGTATGAAGCTGGG gATACACGGGAGTATGAAGTTTCCATCTGA
- the KCTD13 gene encoding BTB/POZ domain-containing adapter for CUL3-mediated RhoA degradation protein 1 isoform X2 codes for MSAEASGPAAAEAQSLEVPKPAGLEPGSAAYGLKPLTPNSKYVKLNVGGSLHYTTLRTLTGQDTMLKAMFSGRAEVLTDAGGWVLIDRSGRHFGTILNYLRDGSVPLPESTRELGELLGEARYYLVQGLIEDCQLALQQKRENVSPLCLIPTVTSPREEQQLLASTSKPVVKLLHNRSNNKYSYTSTSDDNLLKNIELFDKLALRFHGRLLFLKDVLGDEICCWSFYGQGRKIAEVCCTSIVYATEKKQTKILPEHCKRLEVKMNEVLRRVQALCRDLWLLMLSS; via the exons ATGTCGGCCGAGGCGTCTGGCCCCGCAGCGGCGGAGGCCCAGTCCCTGGAAGTTCCTAAGCCCGCGGGTCTCGAGCCTGGCTCCGCCGCCTACGGTCTCAAGCCCCTGACCCCGAACAGCAAGTATGTGAAACTAAACGTGGGCGGTTCGCTGCACTACACCACGCTGCGCACCCTCACGGGACAGGACACCATGCTCAAGGCCATGTTCAGCGGCCGCGCGGAGGTGCTCACTGACGCCGGAG GTTGGGTGCTGATCGACCGGAGCGGCCGCCACTTTGGTACAATCCTCAACTACCTGCGGGACGGGTCCGTGCCACTGCCTGAGAGTACCAGAGAACTGGGGGAGCTACTGGGTGAAGCACGCTACTACCTGGTACAGGGACTGATTGAGGACTGCCAGCTGGCACTGCAG CAAAAAAGGGAGAACGTGTCCCCGCTGTGCCTCATCCCCACGGTGACATCTCCCCGGGAGGAGCAGCAGCTCCTGGCCAGCACCTCCAAG CCCGTGGTGAAGCTCCTGCACAACCGCAGTAACAACAAGTACTCCTACACCAG CACTTCAGACGACAACCTGCTTAAGAACATCGAGCTGTTTGACAAGCTGGCCCTGCGCTTCCACGGGCGGCTGCTTTTCCTCAAGGATGTTCTGGGGGACGAGATCTGCTGCTGGTCTTTCTACGGGCAGGGCCGCAAAATCGCCGAGGTGTGCTGCACCTCCATTGTCTATGCCACGGAGAAGAAGCAGACCAAG ATACTTCCTGAGCACTGCAAGAGGCTTGAAGTGAAGATGAATGAAGTGCTGAGGAGAGTACAGGCTCTCTGTCGTGACCTCTGGCTCCTGATGCTCTCATCATGA